In Leptodactylus fuscus isolate aLepFus1 chromosome 2, aLepFus1.hap2, whole genome shotgun sequence, one genomic interval encodes:
- the UPK1B gene encoding uroplakin-1b, whose amino-acid sequence MCYRLSVLETMKGNAGVRCFQVILILGNVVIGLAGLALTAECIYFVTDQHRLYPLLDATYNDDIFAAAWIGIFTGFSFFLLSILGIIGIMKCNRRILMAYLILMFIVYCFEVASAIVAATQRDFFIPNLFLKEMLEFYQKPNPANNDEQLKRNGVTTTWNNLMTLNNCCGVNGPQDWQDYTSGFHEANSDSAFPWPQQCCVLNDNGIPTNLALCRLGVNGYLKLDGCYDQIAGPLNRHAWGVAWFGFAILCWTFFVLLGTMFYWVRIEY is encoded by the exons ATGTGTTACAG actgtcCGTCCTTGAGACCATGAAGGGGAATGCGGGAGTTCGCTGTTTCCAAGTAATTCTAATACTTGGCAATGTGGTCATTGGT CTGGCCGGTCTTGCCCTGACTGCGGAGTGCATCTACTTTGTCACGGACCAGCACCGCCTCTACCCACTCCTCGATGCCACCTACAACGATGACATTTTTGCTGCCGCATGGATTGGCATATTCACTGGGTTCAGCTTTTTCTTACTCTCGATCTTGGGTATTATCGGCATCATGAAATGTAACCGGAGGATTCTAATGGCG TATTTAATCCTCATGTTCATCGTTTATTGCTTCGAAGTTGCATCGGCCATCGTAGCGGCAACACAAAGAGACTTC tTTATTCCAAACTTATTCCTGAAAGAAATGCTGGAATTCTACCAGAAACCAAATCCTGCCAACAATGACGAACAGCTTAAAAGGAATGGTGTGACAACCACCTGGAACAACCTTATGACACTG AATAACTGTTGTGGTGTCAATGGTCCTCAAGACTGGCAGGATTACACTTCTGGGTTCCACGAAGCCAACAGTGATTCGGCCTTCCCTTGGCCTCAGCAGTGTTGTGTCTTGAATGATAATGGAATCCCAACGAACTTGGCGCTCTGCAGGCTTGGAGTTAATGGATACTTGAAACTTGAT GGCTGCTATGATCAAATTGCCGGACCACTGAATCGTCACGCTTGGGGTGTAGCCTGGTTCGGATTTGCAATCTTGTGTTGGACG TTCTTTGTGCTGCTCGGCACCATGTTCTATTGGGTGCGAATTGAATATTAA